A stretch of Roseibium porphyridii DNA encodes these proteins:
- the pcp gene encoding pyroglutamyl-peptidase I, which yields MKSLLLTGFEAFGNTPVNPAEQVARLLDGDVVADTRIVSKIIPNTFFVCIEAVKDALQKTGADAVVMMGEFGGRATITVERFAMNFNDATRYGLKDNAGVALQDQPTVKDGPLAYQSTLPVRAMVKAMRAGGIPADISDTAGTFCCNHLFYGVMHHLAETESKVRAGWVHLPHLPQVAAMEGNLGAPSMSAQTSAEGLRLAIEALASHQNDLNVPVSGRLQI from the coding sequence ATGAAGTCATTGCTGTTGACGGGATTTGAGGCATTTGGCAACACACCGGTCAATCCGGCCGAACAAGTTGCAAGGCTTCTGGACGGCGATGTCGTGGCCGACACCCGCATTGTATCGAAAATTATCCCGAATACGTTTTTCGTATGCATCGAAGCCGTCAAGGATGCACTACAGAAAACTGGTGCTGATGCCGTCGTAATGATGGGAGAATTTGGCGGACGTGCCACGATAACCGTTGAACGCTTTGCGATGAATTTCAACGATGCCACCCGCTACGGTTTGAAAGACAATGCTGGCGTGGCTTTGCAGGACCAGCCAACCGTCAAAGACGGTCCCCTCGCCTACCAAAGCACACTTCCGGTCCGCGCGATGGTCAAGGCAATGCGCGCGGGCGGTATTCCCGCTGACATTTCCGATACGGCCGGAACTTTCTGCTGCAATCACCTTTTCTACGGTGTTATGCATCACCTTGCTGAGACTGAGAGCAAAGTTCGCGCTGGTTGGGTGCACCTGCCTCACCTGCCACAAGTGGCGGCGATGGAAGGAAATCTCGGAGCACCCAGCATGTCTGCGCAGACGTCGGCAGAAGGCCTTCGCCTTGCGATAGAAGCCCTGGCAAGCCATCAAAATGATCTGAACGTGCCTGTTTCCGGTCGATTGCAGATCTGA